One part of the Olleya sp. YS genome encodes these proteins:
- a CDS encoding sulfurtransferase, whose translation MSKAIEGFGDLVSVNWLKHHLNDDNLIVLDASIPKVTDKTSKLSELQIPNARFFDIKNKFSDTKARFPNTIPSEIQFEKSAQELGINNDSIIVVYDHLGIYSSPRAWWLFKTFGHQNIAVLDGGLPEWINHGFSTVKKESKSFDLGYFKAKYNPNNVVYFESIDMIAQDPNFKIIDARSNDRFKCLIPEPREGLRSGTISNSINLPFETILNDIKLKSTQELKIIFNALAKPNQHLVFSCGSGITASILSLAATIVGYNNSVYDGSWTEYGILTTATMDKPNTWTKDELLAYILLFVAHSDLDETRKEKDYILSRVDKKVYQRVHEQFDQDNDYQSIQNIIEGVKTHDYYRNDLADLFADIKLMAFADGEMDIMENMAYNLLKKILK comes from the coding sequence ATGTCAAAAGCAATTGAAGGTTTTGGAGATTTAGTTTCAGTTAATTGGCTGAAACATCATTTAAATGATGACAACCTTATAGTTTTGGATGCTAGTATTCCAAAAGTTACTGATAAAACTTCCAAGTTGTCAGAGTTACAAATTCCAAATGCTAGATTTTTCGACATAAAAAATAAGTTTAGCGATACTAAAGCACGCTTTCCTAATACGATTCCTTCAGAAATTCAATTTGAAAAATCTGCTCAAGAGTTAGGTATAAATAATGATAGTATTATTGTTGTTTATGACCATTTAGGAATATACTCTAGTCCGCGTGCTTGGTGGTTATTTAAAACTTTTGGACATCAAAATATTGCAGTTTTAGATGGTGGTTTACCAGAATGGATAAATCATGGATTTTCTACAGTAAAAAAAGAATCTAAAAGTTTTGATTTAGGATATTTTAAAGCAAAATATAACCCAAACAACGTGGTCTATTTTGAGTCTATAGATATGATTGCTCAAGACCCAAATTTTAAAATTATTGATGCTCGCTCTAATGATAGATTTAAATGTTTAATACCAGAACCAAGAGAGGGTTTACGGTCAGGAACCATATCTAACTCCATAAACTTACCTTTTGAAACTATCTTAAATGATATTAAGCTAAAATCTACTCAAGAGTTAAAAATAATATTTAATGCATTAGCCAAACCTAATCAACACTTAGTATTTAGTTGTGGTTCTGGTATTACTGCTTCTATATTAAGTTTAGCAGCTACTATCGTAGGATATAATAACAGTGTTTACGATGGATCGTGGACAGAATACGGAATATTAACAACAGCAACTATGGACAAACCAAACACTTGGACTAAAGACGAATTATTAGCTTACATTTTGCTTTTTGTCGCACATTCAGATTTAGATGAAACTAGAAAAGAAAAAGACTATATTTTATCCAGAGTAGATAAAAAAGTATACCAACGTGTACATGAACAGTTTGATCAGGATAATGACTATCAAAGTATTCAAAATATTATTGAAGGTGTAAAAACTCACGATTATTACCGTAATGATTTAGCCGATTTGTTTGCAGATATTAAATTGATGGCATTTGCAGATGGCGAAATGGATATTATGGAAAATATGGCTTACAACTTATTAAAGAAGATCTTGAAATAG
- a CDS encoding RDD family protein: protein MYLNINNEFRGFDLLTLFLSFALIIGAIIYERTNTRENKLLNFSFAVLFIGTIFKICQQPIEIVFINQFDKMNESIFYIEQNMHFWFNQIYQLILNLILFFISYYVLKQWNNKKQLLQTETNINQESDYIISKKWKRVVHLIIDLTIYFFISFMFFNKLIQLISTKLHFHESLGRYFGIALMLVFTLAYYTFFEYLFKITPAKIITHSKVISKTNENLNIKSFLKRSLIRLIPFNPFSYLFIEGWHDGLSNTTVVDVKEESSYKIVYWLLFILLIASIVFNILFNPFV, encoded by the coding sequence ATGTATTTAAATATTAATAATGAATTTAGAGGGTTTGATTTATTAACCTTGTTTTTATCGTTTGCTTTAATTATTGGAGCAATTATTTATGAAAGAACAAATACAAGAGAAAATAAACTACTCAATTTTTCTTTTGCAGTTTTATTTATTGGCACAATTTTTAAAATATGTCAACAACCAATAGAAATTGTTTTTATTAATCAATTTGACAAAATGAATGAATCAATTTTTTATATAGAACAAAACATGCACTTTTGGTTTAATCAAATTTATCAGTTGATACTTAATCTTATTTTATTTTTTATCAGTTATTATGTTTTAAAACAATGGAATAATAAGAAGCAATTATTACAAACAGAGACCAATATTAATCAGGAAAGTGATTATATTATTTCAAAAAAATGGAAACGTGTAGTACATTTAATAATTGATTTAACTATTTATTTCTTCATATCCTTCATGTTTTTCAATAAGTTAATTCAATTAATATCAACTAAATTGCATTTTCATGAATCGTTAGGAAGATATTTCGGGATAGCCCTTATGTTAGTTTTTACTTTAGCTTATTATACTTTTTTTGAATATTTATTCAAAATAACTCCTGCTAAAATTATAACACACTCTAAAGTTATCAGTAAAACAAATGAAAATTTGAATATAAAGTCATTTTTAAAGAGGAGTTTAATAAGGCTTATTCCATTTAATCCGTTTTCTTATTTATTTATTGAAGGATGGCATGATGGTTTATCAAATACAACAGTTGTTGATGTTAAAGAAGAATCAAGTTATAAGATTGTTTATTGGTTATTATTTATTTTACTTATAGCATCTATAGTTTTTAATATATTATTTAATCCTTTTGTCTAG
- a CDS encoding N-formylglutamate amidohydrolase, which yields MQKLSINQIISKIEAEEVFHAVSEDYSFTLKIDSYVHYVCGAVHDGHQFRKELWDNCLHTEYERWYEEDPETKNMVASHPIVIAGMDSRFEYDLNRAPETAIYTDAWGKQLWKNPLPENQKQKSLDKHANFYKVVKALIHKIETKFGLCVVYDMHSYNWKRWDREVPTWNLGTSNVDNERFGHDIETWRQSLSELQLPNGIQSTSKINDTFQGNGYFLKFITQNFKNTLVLATEIAKVYCDEYDYIMYPEVVKAVEQQLRARLVAHANGFYKAHR from the coding sequence ATGCAAAAACTTAGTATTAATCAAATCATTTCTAAAATTGAAGCAGAAGAAGTGTTTCATGCAGTTTCAGAAGACTATTCATTCACTTTAAAGATTGACAGTTATGTGCATTATGTTTGTGGTGCAGTACATGATGGACATCAATTTAGAAAAGAGCTATGGGATAATTGTCTACATACTGAATATGAACGTTGGTACGAGGAAGATCCAGAAACCAAAAATATGGTGGCTTCACATCCTATTGTCATTGCTGGAATGGACTCACGTTTTGAATACGATTTAAATCGTGCTCCAGAGACTGCTATATATACTGATGCTTGGGGAAAACAACTTTGGAAAAACCCTTTACCTGAGAATCAAAAACAAAAGTCGCTAGATAAACACGCTAATTTTTATAAAGTCGTTAAAGCTTTAATACATAAAATTGAAACTAAGTTTGGATTATGTGTGGTTTACGATATGCATAGTTATAACTGGAAACGATGGGATAGAGAAGTACCAACTTGGAATTTAGGAACCTCGAATGTTGATAATGAAAGATTTGGACATGATATTGAAACTTGGCGACAAAGTTTAAGCGAGCTACAATTACCAAACGGAATACAAAGTACTTCAAAAATAAATGATACCTTTCAAGGTAATGGTTATTTTTTAAAATTTATTACCCAAAACTTTAAAAATACCTTAGTTTTGGCAACCGAAATTGCCAAAGTCTATTGTGATGAATATGACTACATTATGTATCCAGAAGTCGTCAAAGCAGTAGAGCAGCAATTAAGAGCAAGACTAGTAGCACATGCCAATGGGTTTTATAAAGCGCATAGATAA
- a CDS encoding tyrosine/phenylalanine carboxypeptidase domain-containing protein: MTETLEEKYQNLFDIDSNLNRLVKKIELLNYINPLNIESEKKQFYGSKYNYEPNFKYPKQRFNGYKLHRLFFSQRLERIKNEDIRALYKDIIYEYSGLIECIETIGKGRKFYFNSLKSFGTPTEKDIENAKFILRFDDSDFEEAMLPLYNVDDAIAYFEEYSKRYDFKYAIKKSTNISAAAMVQNNTQTLVLRKNHKFSKNQLAVLANHEIGVHMVTTFNGLAQPLKVFSNGFPNNVETQEGLAVYSEYMSGSLTITRLKELAYRVIASDSLAKGYSFSATFDLLHNQYKLNRDKAFVITLRVHRGGGFTKDHLYLTGLKKVYDYAKSGEDLNVLLTGKVTLEYKDTILKMQELGLAIPSKYYTDSYLNNDNADSNFDFILKSLK; this comes from the coding sequence ATGACTGAAACGTTAGAAGAAAAATACCAAAACCTATTTGACATAGATTCTAATCTTAACCGCTTGGTTAAAAAGATAGAATTACTTAATTACATCAATCCATTAAACATTGAAAGCGAAAAGAAACAATTTTATGGCTCTAAATATAATTACGAGCCTAATTTTAAGTATCCAAAACAGCGCTTTAATGGGTATAAGTTACATAGGTTGTTTTTCTCGCAACGTTTAGAACGTATTAAAAACGAAGACATTAGAGCTTTATACAAAGATATTATATACGAATATTCTGGTTTAATTGAGTGTATAGAGACTATTGGTAAAGGACGCAAATTCTACTTTAACAGTTTAAAAAGTTTTGGTACACCAACTGAAAAAGATATAGAAAACGCAAAATTTATTCTACGTTTTGATGATAGCGATTTTGAAGAAGCGATGCTTCCACTATACAATGTAGACGATGCAATTGCTTATTTTGAAGAGTACTCTAAACGCTACGATTTTAAGTATGCTATTAAAAAGTCAACTAATATTTCTGCAGCAGCAATGGTGCAAAACAACACGCAAACTTTAGTATTACGTAAAAACCACAAGTTTAGTAAAAACCAATTAGCAGTATTGGCAAACCATGAGATAGGTGTGCATATGGTTACTACTTTTAATGGATTAGCTCAGCCTTTAAAAGTGTTTTCCAATGGTTTTCCAAATAATGTAGAAACCCAAGAAGGATTGGCTGTATATTCAGAATATATGTCTGGTAGTTTGACCATTACACGTTTAAAAGAGTTGGCCTATCGTGTTATAGCTTCAGACAGTTTAGCTAAAGGATATTCGTTTTCTGCAACTTTCGACTTACTTCATAATCAATATAAATTAAACCGAGACAAAGCATTTGTCATAACACTACGTGTGCATCGTGGTGGTGGTTTTACTAAAGATCATTTGTATTTAACTGGATTAAAAAAAGTGTATGATTATGCTAAATCTGGAGAAGATTTAAATGTCTTATTAACTGGTAAAGTCACCTTAGAGTATAAAGACACCATCTTAAAAATGCAAGAATTAGGATTAGCAATACCGTCTAAGTATTATACAGACTCTTATTTAAACAATGATAATGCAGATAGCAATTTCGATTTTATTTTAAAAAGTTTAAAATAA
- a CDS encoding thiol-disulfide oxidoreductase DCC family protein produces MIKELPKHKQLILFDGVCNLCNSSVQFVIKHDKKNVFMFAPLQGEVGQQIINHYNLDTSNTDSILLYSKDTGLKIKSTAALHIAKHLGFPSNVIAVFLIIPKFIRDWVYDFVAKNRYKWYGKQEACMIPTPDLKAKFLD; encoded by the coding sequence GTGATAAAAGAACTCCCAAAACATAAACAATTAATACTTTTTGATGGTGTCTGTAACCTCTGTAACAGTTCTGTGCAATTCGTTATTAAACATGATAAAAAAAACGTATTTATGTTTGCACCTTTGCAAGGTGAAGTGGGTCAACAAATTATAAATCACTATAATTTAGATACTAGTAATACGGATTCTATTTTATTGTATTCTAAAGATACAGGTCTTAAAATTAAATCTACAGCTGCTTTACATATTGCAAAACATTTAGGTTTTCCTAGCAATGTGATTGCGGTCTTTTTAATCATACCAAAGTTTATAAGAGATTGGGTGTACGACTTTGTTGCTAAAAACAGATATAAATGGTATGGAAAACAAGAGGCTTGTATGATTCCAACTCCAGATTTAAAAGCCAAATTTCTAGATTAA
- a CDS encoding DNA mismatch repair protein MutS, translated as MINIHQKTLQDLEFATVLQQVSEYCVTHLGNLKVQEITPFNDKDQLLDALQLTNEYVSSFYNDNRIPNHGFDTITKELQLLKIENTYLDTHSLKKIVSISLTANEIVKFLNKFEEYYPNLTSYSKRVEVTTAIIEKIDAVVDRFGDVKDNASPLLQSLRQQINKLKGKINSSFTSALNMYHNLEYLDDIRESVVDNKRVLAVKAMYRRKVKGAIMGGSKTGSIVYIEPETTLQHSRELNNLQYEEGEEVVRILKEVTNFLRQFLPLIEQYQLFLTEIDVISAKAKYAKSMNGILPKISDDKRVFLRDAYHPLLYLTNLEKKEKTFPQTIELHKGSRIIVISGPNAGGKSITLKTVGLLQLMLQSGMLIPVHERSEVSIFDRILTDIGDNQSIENHLSTYSYRLKQMNYFLKKCNKNTLFLIDEFGTGSDPELGGALAETFLEEFYARDAYGIITTHYANLKMLANEKDDMINANMMFDERTLEPMYKLALGQAGSSFTFEVAQKNGIPYSLINRAKKKIERSKVRFDATIAKLQKQRAKLEKTSESLKVNEKKKQSEADKLEEINLKIQKKLESYQELYDSNQRLIYLGQKVNDIAEKYFNDKKKRELMAELFRLVQIENSKRKKISAKQARAEKNKEQQIKKEAEKKVEVIRKKKKAAKEKAKPVEKPKPILKVGDRVRMHDGRSVGSIDKFEKGKAIVNYGMFTTNVNVDLLELVEAVKK; from the coding sequence ATGATAAACATCCATCAAAAAACATTACAAGATTTAGAGTTTGCTACAGTTTTGCAGCAGGTTAGCGAGTATTGTGTTACGCATTTGGGTAATCTAAAAGTACAAGAGATTACACCCTTTAACGATAAAGACCAATTACTAGACGCTTTGCAATTAACCAATGAGTATGTATCCTCGTTTTATAACGATAATCGTATCCCAAATCATGGGTTTGATACCATTACCAAAGAGTTGCAACTCCTAAAGATAGAAAACACTTATTTAGACACACACAGCCTTAAAAAAATTGTATCCATATCCTTAACTGCTAACGAGATTGTTAAGTTTTTAAATAAGTTTGAAGAGTATTATCCAAACCTGACTTCGTATTCTAAACGTGTAGAAGTCACTACTGCCATAATAGAAAAAATTGATGCAGTAGTGGACCGTTTTGGAGATGTTAAAGATAATGCCTCTCCATTATTGCAAAGTCTTAGACAACAAATCAATAAGCTTAAAGGTAAGATTAACTCTAGCTTTACCTCTGCATTAAACATGTACCACAATCTAGAGTATTTGGATGATATTAGAGAATCTGTGGTCGATAACAAACGTGTATTGGCTGTCAAAGCCATGTACAGACGTAAGGTTAAAGGTGCCATTATGGGTGGAAGTAAAACGGGAAGTATCGTTTACATCGAGCCTGAAACTACTTTGCAACACAGTCGCGAGCTTAATAATTTACAATACGAGGAAGGTGAAGAAGTCGTGCGTATTTTAAAAGAAGTCACTAACTTTTTACGACAGTTTCTACCGTTAATCGAGCAATATCAGTTGTTTTTAACTGAAATAGATGTGATTTCTGCAAAAGCGAAGTACGCCAAATCTATGAATGGGATTTTACCAAAAATCAGTGACGATAAACGTGTGTTTTTACGTGATGCCTATCATCCACTTCTCTATTTAACCAATTTAGAAAAGAAGGAAAAAACCTTCCCGCAAACTATCGAGTTGCACAAAGGAAGTAGAATTATAGTTATTTCTGGACCCAATGCAGGAGGAAAAAGTATTACCCTAAAAACGGTTGGCTTACTACAATTGATGCTGCAAAGTGGGATGCTAATTCCTGTGCATGAGCGTAGTGAAGTCAGTATTTTTGATCGAATATTAACAGATATTGGAGACAACCAATCTATAGAAAACCATTTGAGTACGTATAGTTACCGACTGAAGCAAATGAATTATTTTTTAAAGAAGTGTAATAAAAACACGCTATTTTTAATAGATGAATTTGGTACTGGTTCTGATCCAGAATTAGGTGGTGCTTTAGCTGAAACATTTTTAGAAGAATTTTATGCTCGAGATGCTTACGGTATTATTACGACGCATTATGCTAACCTAAAAATGCTAGCTAATGAAAAGGATGATATGATTAATGCCAACATGATGTTTGACGAGCGTACGTTAGAACCAATGTACAAACTGGCTTTAGGTCAAGCTGGTAGTAGTTTTACGTTTGAAGTCGCACAAAAAAACGGAATTCCATATAGCTTAATAAATAGAGCAAAAAAGAAGATTGAACGTAGCAAAGTCCGTTTTGATGCTACCATTGCTAAGCTTCAGAAGCAACGTGCTAAGCTGGAAAAAACAAGCGAGTCTCTAAAAGTTAACGAAAAGAAAAAACAATCTGAAGCAGACAAATTAGAGGAAATCAATTTAAAAATTCAGAAAAAATTAGAAAGCTACCAAGAGTTGTATGACAGTAATCAACGCTTAATTTACTTAGGACAAAAGGTTAATGATATTGCAGAAAAGTACTTTAACGACAAGAAAAAGCGTGAGCTGATGGCAGAACTTTTCCGTTTGGTACAAATAGAAAATTCTAAACGTAAAAAGATTTCTGCAAAGCAAGCCAGAGCAGAGAAAAACAAAGAACAACAAATCAAAAAAGAAGCTGAAAAAAAGGTAGAAGTCATTCGTAAAAAGAAAAAAGCAGCCAAAGAAAAAGCAAAACCTGTTGAAAAACCTAAACCTATCCTAAAAGTTGGTGATCGCGTACGTATGCACGATGGACGCTCTGTTGGCAGCATTGATAAATTTGAAAAAGGAAAAGCAATTGTAAATTATGGCATGTTTACGACTAATGTAAATGTGGATTTGTTGGAATTGGTTGAGGCAGTAAAGAAGTAA
- a CDS encoding YfcC family protein, with protein sequence MKNLKFPSAQTILLIIAGLVTLLTWLVPAGKYDTLGYDKDSNAFTRVGINNTETLPATQESLEALAIKIPLEKFTNGDIYKPINIPNTYQKLDAKPQGFFDFVKSPVKGIIEAADIIFLVLIIGGLIGIINSTGAFDAGIGWLADVLKGREFILIILVTTLVAAGGTTFGFAEETIAFFPILIPVFLAAKYDAMVGIACIFLGSSIGTMCSTINPFSTIIASDAAGISWTTGVWGRVFMLLACTTIAIIYIIRYGKRVQNDPTKSVIYDQQQQIAALFTQSTTKIVRFTTRLRLSLFVFALCFVIMIYGVVSLEWWFVEMTATFLVGAILIGIIANIKETDFIDTFVKGAGDLLGVALIIGIARGVTVIMADGLISDTLLYYASSVTEGMNKGLFATVMTTLYAGLSFFIPSSSGMAVLTMPIMSPLADSVGVGREIVVNAYQYGMGLFYFINPTGLILASLAVVKVGFNKWLKFVMPLFIILIVFTLVVMTVSSY encoded by the coding sequence ATGAAAAACCTAAAATTCCCTTCAGCTCAAACCATTCTACTCATCATTGCTGGATTAGTCACGCTGCTAACTTGGTTAGTACCAGCTGGTAAATACGATACCTTGGGCTACGATAAAGACAGTAATGCATTTACTAGAGTTGGAATTAATAACACTGAAACACTTCCTGCAACTCAAGAATCGTTAGAGGCATTAGCTATTAAAATTCCGTTAGAAAAATTTACTAATGGAGATATTTATAAACCTATAAATATTCCAAATACTTACCAAAAACTGGACGCTAAACCACAAGGGTTTTTCGATTTTGTAAAATCGCCAGTAAAAGGAATTATTGAAGCAGCAGATATCATTTTCCTAGTATTAATTATAGGTGGATTAATAGGAATCATCAACAGTACAGGTGCTTTTGATGCTGGAATCGGTTGGTTAGCAGATGTATTAAAAGGTCGCGAATTCATCTTAATTATATTAGTCACCACTTTAGTCGCAGCAGGTGGAACTACTTTTGGTTTTGCAGAAGAAACCATTGCCTTCTTCCCTATTCTAATTCCTGTGTTTTTAGCAGCAAAATATGATGCTATGGTTGGTATAGCGTGTATCTTTTTGGGCAGTTCAATTGGTACGATGTGCTCCACGATTAATCCGTTTAGTACTATAATTGCTAGTGATGCTGCAGGTATTAGTTGGACTACTGGTGTTTGGGGACGTGTGTTTATGTTGTTAGCTTGTACAACAATAGCTATTATATATATTATTAGATATGGTAAACGCGTTCAAAACGATCCAACCAAATCTGTAATTTATGACCAGCAACAGCAAATAGCTGCTTTATTCACGCAATCCACAACTAAAATTGTAAGATTCACGACGCGTTTACGCTTGTCACTATTTGTATTTGCACTATGTTTTGTAATTATGATTTATGGTGTAGTGTCTTTAGAATGGTGGTTTGTAGAAATGACTGCAACCTTTTTGGTTGGAGCCATTCTTATAGGTATAATAGCAAACATTAAAGAAACCGATTTTATTGACACCTTTGTTAAAGGTGCAGGAGACTTATTAGGTGTTGCTTTAATTATTGGAATTGCACGAGGTGTGACCGTAATTATGGCAGACGGATTAATTAGCGACACACTACTCTATTACGCAAGTTCTGTAACCGAAGGGATGAATAAAGGACTATTTGCAACGGTTATGACCACGCTTTATGCTGGACTCTCCTTTTTTATACCTAGTAGTTCAGGTATGGCTGTTTTAACCATGCCTATTATGTCACCTTTAGCAGATAGCGTTGGTGTTGGTCGTGAGATTGTGGTTAATGCTTACCAATATGGTATGGGATTATTTTACTTTATCAATCCAACAGGCTTGATTTTAGCGTCTTTAGCAGTGGTTAAAGTTGGATTTAATAAGTGGTTAAAGTTTGTCATGCCATTATTTATTATTCTAATTGTGTTTACTTTGGTGGTGATGACTGTGTCTAGTTATTAA
- the ung gene encoding uracil-DNA glycosylase, with protein sequence MNVDIHDSWKTHLNEEFDKPYFEALAEFVKSEYKQHQCFPPGQLIFNAFEACPLDDLKVVIIGQDPYHNYNQANGLCFSVNDNVAHPPSLINIFKEIESDAGKPYPSSGNLERWATQGVFLLNATLTVRAHEAGSHQGKGWEIFTDAVIKTISDKKENVVFLLWGGFAKKKAKLIDGSKHHILQSGHPSPLSANRGYWFGNGHFSQTNKLLEANGLKGIDW encoded by the coding sequence ATGAACGTAGATATTCACGACAGCTGGAAAACACATTTAAATGAAGAGTTTGACAAACCTTATTTTGAAGCATTGGCTGAGTTTGTAAAATCTGAATACAAACAACACCAATGTTTTCCTCCAGGACAATTGATATTTAATGCGTTTGAAGCTTGTCCTTTAGACGATTTAAAAGTGGTTATAATTGGTCAAGATCCTTACCATAATTACAACCAAGCGAATGGATTATGTTTTAGTGTGAATGATAACGTTGCACATCCACCTTCATTAATTAATATTTTTAAAGAAATTGAAAGTGATGCAGGTAAACCTTATCCATCAAGCGGAAACCTAGAACGATGGGCAACACAAGGTGTATTTTTATTAAATGCAACACTAACAGTTAGAGCACATGAAGCAGGAAGTCATCAAGGGAAAGGTTGGGAAATATTTACAGATGCTGTAATTAAAACCATCAGCGATAAAAAAGAAAACGTCGTGTTTTTACTTTGGGGAGGATTTGCCAAAAAAAAAGCGAAACTAATTGATGGTTCAAAACATCATATTTTGCAATCTGGACATCCTTCGCCTTTAAGTGCTAATCGTGGGTATTGGTTTGGGAATGGGCATTTCAGCCAAACTAATAAATTATTGGAGGCAAATGGTTTAAAAGGGATTGATTGGTAG
- a CDS encoding substrate-binding domain-containing protein has protein sequence MKQINIGGVPEHFNLAWYLGLKNGEYKAEGINLRWKDYFGGTGAMCKGLRDGDIDMAVILTEGIVKDIIAGNKSKIVQIFVKTPLIWGIHVAANSSYNTINELKGTKAAISRYGSGSHLMAYINAENNGWDLEKDLNFEVIKNLEGAVEGLTEGKADYFMWEKFTTKPLVDNGTFRRVGNCPSAWPCFVIAVREEFLKTNKDDVKTILDIVNSTTSEFKDIPSIDRMIANRYEQELEDVQEWLSLTEWSQDNISKQTIKKVQDELFALNIIPEKWDYKDLVEEL, from the coding sequence ATGAAGCAAATTAATATTGGTGGTGTACCAGAACATTTCAATTTAGCTTGGTATTTAGGTTTAAAAAATGGTGAATACAAAGCAGAAGGTATCAACTTGCGTTGGAAAGATTATTTTGGTGGTACAGGTGCGATGTGTAAAGGCTTACGTGATGGTGATATCGATATGGCTGTTATTTTAACAGAAGGTATTGTTAAAGATATTATTGCAGGAAATAAATCAAAAATTGTTCAAATCTTTGTTAAAACCCCTTTGATTTGGGGAATCCATGTTGCAGCAAATTCTAGTTATAACACGATAAATGAATTAAAAGGAACTAAAGCAGCTATTAGTAGATATGGATCTGGATCACATTTAATGGCCTATATCAATGCTGAAAATAATGGTTGGGATCTAGAAAAAGATTTAAATTTTGAAGTCATTAAAAATTTAGAAGGTGCTGTAGAAGGCTTAACCGAAGGTAAAGCAGATTACTTCATGTGGGAAAAATTTACAACCAAACCACTGGTGGATAATGGCACGTTTAGACGCGTTGGTAATTGTCCTTCCGCTTGGCCTTGCTTTGTGATTGCTGTTAGAGAAGAGTTTTTAAAAACTAATAAAGACGATGTTAAAACCATACTAGATATAGTAAATAGTACTACTTCCGAGTTTAAAGACATCCCAAGTATAGATCGTATGATTGCAAATCGTTATGAGCAAGAACTAGAAGATGTACAAGAATGGTTAAGTTTAACAGAATGGTCACAAGACAATATCTCTAAACAAACCATAAAAAAAGTACAAGACGAGTTATTTGCACTTAATATTATACCAGAAAAATGGGACTATAAAGATTTGGTTGAAGAGTTATAA
- a CDS encoding nucleoside phosphorylase: MAIKESELILNPDGSVYHLNLKPEHIAETIITVGDPDRVSNITQYFDSVDFKTHKREFHTQTGTYKGKKITVISTGIGTDNIDIVFNELDALVNIDLSTRTVNKTLKSLDIIRIGTSGSIQRHIPIDSFLISEKAVGFDSLLHFYNSESIQDQETSNALVQHTNWSQSKSKPYVVKADKYLVEKMQSDKTVSGFTATNVGFYGPQGRILRLPIQDNGLNDKLASFNHSGQPITNLEMETAGIYGLSKLLGHRAVSMNAIIANRATGEFSSNPKQIVDDLIKYTLNKIIE, from the coding sequence ATGGCTATAAAAGAATCAGAACTTATATTAAATCCAGACGGTAGTGTCTATCATCTTAATTTAAAACCAGAACATATAGCTGAAACCATTATTACTGTTGGTGATCCAGATCGTGTATCTAACATCACTCAGTATTTTGATTCAGTAGATTTTAAAACGCATAAAAGAGAATTTCATACCCAAACAGGAACATATAAAGGCAAAAAAATCACAGTTATTTCAACCGGAATCGGAACTGATAATATCGATATTGTGTTTAATGAATTAGATGCATTAGTTAATATAGATTTAAGCACTAGAACTGTAAACAAAACTTTAAAATCCTTAGATATAATTAGAATTGGTACTTCAGGATCTATTCAAAGACACATACCTATTGATTCTTTTTTAATTAGTGAAAAAGCTGTGGGATTTGATAGTCTACTTCATTTTTATAATAGCGAATCTATACAAGATCAGGAAACATCAAATGCTTTAGTACAACATACTAATTGGTCTCAATCCAAATCAAAACCATATGTAGTCAAAGCAGATAAATATTTAGTTGAAAAGATGCAATCTGATAAAACGGTTTCTGGATTTACTGCAACAAATGTAGGGTTTTATGGACCTCAGGGTCGTATTTTACGATTGCCAATCCAAGATAACGGATTAAATGATAAACTAGCTTCATTTAACCATTCTGGTCAACCTATTACTAATCTAGAAATGGAAACTGCTGGTATTTATGGGTTGTCAAAATTGTTAGGACATCGTGCAGTATCTATGAATGCTATAATTGCAAACAGAGCAACAGGCGAATTTAGTAGTAACCCAAAGCAAATTGTTGACGATTTAATTAAATACACCTTAAATAAAATAATTGAATAG